The following nucleotide sequence is from Candidatus Thermoplasmatota archaeon.
GCTCGTCCCTCATCTTCATGTCCGTCGTGTGTATGGAGAACTGCAGCTGGAATCTGCCGTGGGCATAGTGCCGTTCTTTGACCGCTATCAGCTTCTCGAAGAACTCTCTTGCTGGTTTGGTTCCTGGGGCCACCGTCGACATTGATGCTTGGAGTCCGGGCGCGTCATACATCCGGGGAAGACGGTCCATCGCGTCGAGCACTGCGGGGTTCAGGGAAGGCTCTCCCATCCTTGCGAATTGTATCTTGAACTTCTTGGTCGGGACTCGGCCATCAGGAAATCGCAGGCGGACCATATAATCTATCTGCGCAAGTATCTCATCGGCGGTCAGCCGTCCGGCGAACTCCCCTCCAGCGTCGCACATCCTGCATCTAATCGGACATCCGAACATGGAAGAGACGATGAGCACCCATTTCTGTTCGCGCGGGATCGGTGGCTGCACGGACTCGACGAATTCCACCATGAATCGCTTGGAGTCGGTTCGCGCACCTTCGTCTTCGCGCATCTGTGCGACGTAGACCCTGGCGATGTCGTCGCTTCCGTACTCCGAGATCATCCTCACTCTCTTTTTCCCCCCTTGACGTACCTCTCCGCGAGCATCGCAGCCAAAATCCCATCGCCTACTGCGATGCCGGTCTGGCGACAGCTCTCTCGTACCGCATCCCCGACCAAGAACAGACCCGGAACGTTTGTCATGGGCGGTCCTCCTCTCGCAATTGGGACTCCCAGGTCCGAGTCCCTGAGCAGCTCGAGGTTTGGTTCCCTGCCACAGGCGACGAGGACGTAGTCTCCGACGAGTTCCACCAGCTTCCTATCGTGGCTGCAGCTCAGGACAACGCGACCTCTGCGTTCGCTCACGCTCCTCGGGATGAAGCCGATTCGAACCTCGATTCCCGCCTGTTCAGCTCTCGCTTGCAGGAGCGGAAGACACCGCGGCGACGATCTCGTGAGGATGGTCACCTTGCAACCCTTGCCTCGTAGACTCAGGCCGTAGTCGAAGGCCGCGTCTCCGCCTCCAACGACCAGTACCAGCGAACCCCTTAGTCCCTTGCTGGGGATCGAGTTGATTCCATAGAACAGTCTCTTTCCAGTGAGGTCTGAAGCACCTTTCAACCTGATCGTTCTTGGGCGCGTCCCCGTCGCGACGATGAGCGTCCGTGATGCGCGCTCTTTTCTATCCGTCTTGATGACAAACTTTCCCTTTCTGAGGCTTATTCTCTCGGCTCGTTCCCTCGCAATCGTGAC
It contains:
- a CDS encoding radical SAM protein codes for the protein MRMISEYGSDDIARVYVAQMREDEGARTDSKRFMVEFVESVQPPIPREQKWVLIVSSMFGCPIRCRMCDAGGEFAGRLTADEILAQIDYMVRLRFPDGRVPTKKFKIQFARMGEPSLNPAVLDAMDRLPRMYDAPGLQASMSTVAPGTKPAREFFEKLIAVKERHYAHGRFQLQFSIHTTDMKMRDELIPTKKWSLEEIAAYGAKFTRPDEGDKKVTLNFAPAVGYPIDAGLLREHFDPSLFMIKLTPLNPTVRGHEESLRSAIDPHDRRTSDRIVEPLKREGFDVVLSIGELEENRIGSNCGQFIQRALNARERPSESYELDRYRAAEKQS
- a CDS encoding NAD(P)/FAD-dependent oxidoreductase — protein: MGEVRQAIVVGAGPAGMAAAIYLQRAGLSPLLLEMGEPGGLLREANLVENYPGFPGGIRGADMAALMVKQARDVGVTIARERAERISLRKGKFVIKTDRKERASRTLIVATGTRPRTIRLKGASDLTGKRLFYGINSIPSKGLRGSLVLVVGGGDAAFDYGLSLRGKGCKVTILTRSSPRCLPLLQARAEQAGIEVRIGFIPRSVSERRGRVVLSCSHDRKLVELVGDYVLVACGREPNLELLRDSDLGVPIARGGPPMTNVPGLFLVGDAVRESCRQTGIAVGDGILAAMLAERYVKGGKRE